A stretch of Candidatus Vicinibacter affinis DNA encodes these proteins:
- a CDS encoding glycoside hydrolase family 16 protein encodes MNREVNQVGKWIVYAILLVIINIHQIKAQIPVNDMTWDSIFYDAFNSLDTSRWNREYSWGRANNGLELCIDSNLIFQSGWLKIRTDTLVPNTNYSGKSYRYQGGILRSKASYKYGYFETSSKMPMGRGLWPAFWLLKINGCTWYNEIDINEPGGPQSETGSKTTLNYLWKWAHVDSCRSSPNQAIEVNVGNTAQEHKYGVLWQPGKMIWFLDDSVVYAESNIDSTPSNAMEIYLNFAIDPWNPPNGGSVFPKYYETNWIKVHQLKRACDVDTAPCPYNHATYDRKIKKSISLGGAGCSSSLSTQDQISLWATDYILLSDSVTLNQSGTGFISLNISACPN; translated from the coding sequence ATGAATCGTGAAGTAAATCAAGTCGGGAAGTGGATTGTCTATGCAATTTTATTAGTGATTATAAATATCCATCAAATCAAGGCGCAGATACCTGTTAATGATATGACCTGGGATTCGATATTTTATGATGCTTTTAACTCATTAGATACATCCAGATGGAATAGAGAATATTCATGGGGACGAGCAAACAATGGATTAGAGTTGTGCATTGATTCCAACCTGATATTTCAAAGTGGATGGCTGAAGATAAGAACCGATACACTTGTGCCTAACACAAATTATTCCGGCAAATCATACAGATATCAAGGAGGAATACTAAGATCAAAGGCTTCATATAAGTATGGATATTTTGAAACTTCTTCCAAAATGCCCATGGGAAGAGGTTTGTGGCCGGCGTTCTGGCTACTTAAAATAAATGGCTGTACATGGTATAATGAGATAGATATTAATGAACCTGGAGGTCCTCAATCAGAAACAGGATCAAAGACTACATTGAATTACTTGTGGAAATGGGCTCATGTGGATTCCTGTAGATCATCTCCCAATCAAGCAATTGAAGTAAATGTAGGCAACACTGCTCAAGAACATAAATATGGGGTTCTGTGGCAACCCGGAAAGATGATTTGGTTTCTGGACGACTCTGTAGTGTACGCTGAATCCAATATAGACAGCACTCCGAGTAATGCTATGGAAATTTACCTCAATTTTGCTATTGATCCTTGGAATCCACCAAATGGAGGAAGTGTTTTTCCAAAATATTACGAAACCAATTGGATAAAAGTTCATCAACTCAAGAGAGCATGTGATGTAGACACTGCACCTTGTCCGTATAATCATGCCACCTATGACCGTAAAATAAAAAAGAGCATTTCCCTCGGAGGTGCAGGATGTAGTTCTTCATTAAGTACACAAGATCAGATAAGTCTTTGGGCAACTGATTATATCTTACTTAGTGATTCCGTTACTTTAAATCAATCCGGTACCGGATTCATCAGTTTGAACATTTCCGCTTGTCCTAATTAA
- a CDS encoding T9SS type A sorting domain-containing protein, with protein sequence MKKIIILVTIILQSVFAYAQVTDFEGNIYDTVVIGKQTWLKQNLRSKYYSDGVPIPQEYYLPTNGIDSLVKRYGYLYHYKAYSRDERGKKIHGACPHGYFIATPAELHDLMIFLDADTSDIYWGKYSYVSKKLADTSWPYATNSSGLSLLPTGLYSGMYKDFFNFGSFTYIPLINETGIKTATIDVQIQTNSVLIEKQFYSDQFIPCRCIKGDVINENIDLGRETENDPLYPNPGTNNIYVPEGKSEPFFIFNSEGINIHKGMLENGSFNVGLLITGNYVIKIQFKGKEVVYKFIKI encoded by the coding sequence ATGAAAAAAATAATTATATTGGTAACCATCATCCTACAAAGTGTTTTTGCATATGCTCAGGTAACAGACTTTGAAGGGAATATATATGACACAGTAGTAATCGGGAAGCAAACCTGGCTAAAACAAAATCTACGATCAAAATATTACAGCGATGGTGTGCCTATTCCACAAGAGTATTATTTGCCCACCAACGGAATAGATAGTTTGGTAAAACGTTATGGATATTTATATCATTACAAAGCATACAGTCGTGATGAAAGAGGAAAAAAAATTCATGGCGCTTGTCCTCATGGATATTTTATTGCAACACCCGCAGAACTTCACGACTTAATGATCTTTTTAGATGCAGATACCTCTGATATATATTGGGGTAAATATAGTTATGTCAGTAAGAAACTTGCGGATACCAGTTGGCCATACGCGACCAATTCTTCCGGATTGAGTCTCCTGCCGACTGGTTTGTATTCAGGAATGTATAAAGATTTTTTCAATTTTGGTTCATTCACTTATATTCCATTGATAAATGAAACCGGTATAAAAACTGCAACGATAGATGTTCAAATCCAAACAAACTCAGTATTAATTGAGAAGCAATTTTACAGCGATCAGTTTATTCCGTGCAGGTGTATAAAAGGAGATGTGATCAATGAAAATATAGACTTAGGAAGAGAAACAGAAAATGACCCACTTTACCCCAATCCCGGGACAAACAATATTTATGTGCCGGAGGGAAAATCCGAACCATTCTTTATCTTCAATTCCGAAGGCATCAACATCCACAAGGGAATGTTAGAAAATGGTAGTTTTAATGTCGGCCTTTTAATCACAGGGAACTATGTTATTAAAATTCAATTCAAAGGGAAGGAGGTGGTGTATAAATTTATTAAAATCTAG
- a CDS encoding T9SS type A sorting domain-containing protein encodes MKKIIILVTIILQSVFAYAQVADFEGNIYDTVVIGKQTWLKQNLRSKYYSDGVPIPQEYYLPTNGMDSLVKRYGYLYHYKAYSRDERGKKIHGACPHGYFIATPTELHELMIYLDADTTDIYWGHYQNVSKKLADTSWPFATNSSGLSLLPTGLYSGKNNGFFNFGSFTYIPLGNETGLKTATILVMMQSNSVLIEKQFYSDQFIPCRCIKGDVINENIDLGRETENYPLYPNPGTNNIYVPEGKSEPFFIFNSGGLSIHKGMLENGSFNVAHLSTGSYVIKIQFKGKEVVYKFIKI; translated from the coding sequence ATGAAAAAAATAATTATATTGGTAACCATCATCCTACAAAGTGTTTTTGCATATGCTCAGGTAGCAGACTTTGAAGGGAATATATATGACACAGTAGTAATCGGGAAGCAAACCTGGCTAAAACAAAATCTACGATCAAAATATTACAGCGATGGTGTACCTATTCCACAAGAGTATTATTTGCCCACCAACGGAATGGATAGTTTGGTAAAACGTTATGGATATTTATATCATTACAAAGCATACAGTCGTGATGAAAGAGGAAAAAAAATTCATGGCGCTTGTCCTCATGGATATTTTATAGCGACCCCCACAGAACTTCACGAATTGATGATTTATTTGGATGCCGACACTACAGATATTTACTGGGGTCATTATCAAAATGTGAGTAAGAAACTAGCTGATACCAGTTGGCCATTTGCAACGAATTCTTCCGGATTGAGTCTTTTGCCAACCGGTTTGTATTCAGGCAAGAATAATGGGTTTTTTAATTTTGGTTCATTTACCTACATTCCATTGGGCAATGAAACTGGTTTAAAAACAGCTACAATACTTGTTATGATGCAATCAAACTCAGTATTAATTGAGAAGCAATTTTACAGCGATCAGTTTATTCCGTGCAGGTGTATAAAAGGAGATGTGATCAATGAAAATATAGACTTAGGAAGAGAAACAGAAAATTACCCACTTTACCCCAATCCCGGGACAAACAATATTTATGTGCCGGAGGGAAAATCCGAACCATTCTTTATCTTCAATTCCGGGGGACTCAGTATCCACAAGGGAATGTTAGAAAATGGTAGTTTTAATGTGGCCCATTTAAGCACGGGAAGTTATGTGATCAAAATTCAATTCAAAGGGAAGGAGGTAGTTTATAAATTTATAAAGATTTAG
- a CDS encoding NAD-dependent epimerase/dehydratase family protein, whose translation MHITVTGATGHIGNNLVRLLCTQGHQVRAAFRTTEKSFVLEGLPVEQIVGDILVPDFCNRICKDTEVVVHTAALISIDGDPHGLVHKTNTIGVANIVNSCLKKDVRKLIHLSSIHAFDLAASGPVVKELSPSATPHGMAYDYSKVRGDEEARRGLLEGLDAYVIHPTAVIGPHDYFNSLSGVFLRKLFTGKLPALIRGGFDWVDVRDVVQGISTIIQLSSNREQTLNARRYIFSGAWASVEEIAEMCAEISDRKKYYPVFSKQVARIGLPFIRGYAALSGTAPLYTRESIDTLLHPPIQISKSKAVQEINFHARPLAETLKDCYLWYLDNDFLG comes from the coding sequence ATGCACATTACGGTTACAGGCGCGACAGGACACATAGGGAATAATCTGGTCAGACTACTTTGCACACAAGGCCATCAAGTACGAGCTGCGTTTAGGACCACTGAGAAATCATTTGTTTTGGAAGGACTTCCTGTCGAACAAATCGTGGGTGATATCTTGGTGCCTGATTTTTGCAATAGAATTTGCAAAGATACGGAGGTTGTGGTGCACACCGCTGCGTTGATCTCCATTGATGGAGATCCCCATGGGTTGGTTCATAAGACCAATACTATCGGGGTGGCAAATATTGTAAACTCTTGCCTGAAGAAGGACGTGAGAAAGTTGATACATTTAAGTTCCATTCATGCATTTGATTTGGCAGCATCAGGTCCAGTAGTAAAAGAACTCAGTCCGTCAGCTACGCCTCATGGCATGGCATATGATTATTCCAAGGTCCGTGGAGATGAAGAGGCTAGAAGAGGGTTATTGGAAGGATTGGATGCTTATGTCATACATCCTACAGCGGTCATTGGTCCACACGATTATTTTAATTCTCTCAGTGGTGTGTTCTTAAGAAAATTATTCACCGGCAAACTACCTGCATTGATAAGAGGTGGATTTGATTGGGTGGATGTACGGGATGTGGTGCAGGGAATTTCAACAATTATTCAGTTATCTTCCAATCGGGAACAAACGCTGAATGCTCGCAGGTATATTTTTTCAGGTGCCTGGGCCAGTGTGGAAGAAATTGCGGAGATGTGTGCTGAAATCAGTGACCGAAAAAAATACTATCCGGTTTTCTCAAAACAAGTGGCGCGTATTGGTTTACCATTTATCAGGGGGTATGCAGCTTTGTCAGGAACAGCTCCACTTTATACCCGGGAATCCATAGATACCTTGCTTCATCCGCCCATTCAAATTTCAAAATCAAAAGCGGTTCAGGAAATTAATTTTCATGCCAGGCCATTGGCAGAGACACTGAAGGATTGTTATTTATGGTATCTGGATAATGATTTTTTAGGTTGA